One genomic segment of candidate division WOR-3 bacterium includes these proteins:
- a CDS encoding glycosyl hydrolase family 65 protein: protein MKFGYFDDENREYVITTPKVPYPWINYLGYDNFFSLISNTGGGYSFYKDARLRRITRYRYNNIPLDEGGKYFYINENGDVWCPGWRPVKVSLDKYECHHGLGYTKIIGRRNGLEAEVLYTVPLGFDGEVEWVHLVNKSNYKKKFKLFSFVEFCLWNALDDMTNFQRNFSTGEVEIKGSVIYHKTEYRERRNHFAFYSVNSEIEGYDTQLEDFLGLYNGLSSPVAVFEGKPRNSEAHGWQPIASHCIGVELLPGEAKDYIFILGYVENSPEEKWESPGVINKKKAEEMINKIKTKEDVERELSSIKKFWDELLSVYELEHPDEKLVRMVNIWNPYQCIITYHMARSASYFESGIGRGIGFRDSNQDQLGCIHQIPEKSKQRILDLAATQKEDGSAYHQYQPLTKRGNNEIGSNFNDDPLWLIASVAAYIKETGDYSILEESVPFDNDESKKGSLFEHIKRSFYHVVNNLGPHNLPLIGRADWNDCLNLNCFSTNPDESFQTTTNKEGKVAESILIAGMFVYYGKEFKKICENIGEKEEAEKAEEHINRMIENIKKYGWDGEWFLRAYDDNGNKVGSKENEEGQIFIEPQGFCVMAEIGLEDGKAIKALDSVKERLDCEYGIVLLNPAYTKYYLNLGEVSSYPPGYKENAAVFCHNNPWIMIAETVLGRGDRAFEYYKKIAPAYLEDISEIHKTEPYVYSQMIAGKDAYKKGEAKNSWLTGTSAWNYVAITQYILGIRPDYDGLIVDPCIPSNWEGYKVNRKFRNATYQIEVKNPEKVSKGVKILRVDGEKIQGNKVPVFGDGKVHRVEVILGRKEA, encoded by the coding sequence GTGAAATTTGGATATTTCGATGATGAGAATAGAGAGTATGTAATTACAACTCCAAAAGTTCCTTATCCCTGGATAAATTATCTTGGATATGATAATTTTTTCTCTTTGATTTCCAATACAGGTGGGGGATATAGTTTTTATAAAGATGCGAGACTTAGGAGGATAACTCGGTATCGTTATAACAATATTCCTTTAGATGAGGGTGGAAAATATTTTTATATAAATGAAAATGGGGATGTTTGGTGCCCAGGGTGGAGGCCTGTTAAGGTTAGTTTGGATAAATATGAATGTCATCATGGTCTTGGTTATACAAAAATTATTGGGAGAAGAAATGGACTTGAAGCGGAAGTTTTGTATACCGTTCCATTAGGGTTTGATGGGGAGGTTGAATGGGTTCACTTAGTAAATAAATCAAATTATAAGAAAAAATTTAAACTTTTCTCTTTTGTTGAGTTTTGTCTCTGGAACGCCTTGGATGATATGACAAATTTCCAAAGGAACTTTTCAACTGGAGAAGTGGAGATTAAAGGTTCGGTCATTTATCACAAAACTGAATATAGAGAAAGAAGAAATCATTTTGCTTTTTATTCGGTAAATTCAGAGATAGAAGGTTATGACACGCAATTAGAAGATTTTCTTGGACTTTATAATGGGCTTTCTTCTCCAGTAGCAGTTTTTGAAGGTAAGCCAAGAAATTCAGAAGCTCATGGTTGGCAACCTATTGCTTCTCATTGTATTGGAGTGGAACTTTTACCTGGAGAAGCAAAAGATTACATATTTATTCTTGGTTATGTGGAAAATTCTCCTGAGGAGAAATGGGAAAGTCCAGGAGTTATTAACAAAAAGAAAGCTGAAGAGATGATAAATAAAATAAAGACAAAAGAGGATGTAGAAAGAGAATTATCTTCTATAAAGAAGTTTTGGGATGAGCTTCTTTCAGTTTATGAACTTGAACATCCGGATGAGAAACTTGTAAGGATGGTAAATATTTGGAATCCCTATCAGTGTATAATAACATATCATATGGCAAGAAGTGCTTCGTATTTTGAATCTGGTATTGGAAGAGGAATTGGTTTTAGAGATTCAAATCAGGATCAATTGGGTTGTATACATCAAATACCTGAGAAATCAAAACAGAGGATTCTTGATCTTGCTGCAACTCAGAAAGAGGATGGTAGTGCTTATCATCAATATCAACCTCTAACAAAGAGAGGAAACAATGAGATTGGAAGCAATTTCAACGATGATCCTCTTTGGCTCATAGCTTCTGTAGCTGCTTATATAAAAGAAACTGGAGATTATTCTATTTTAGAAGAGTCTGTTCCTTTTGATAATGACGAAAGTAAAAAAGGAAGTTTGTTTGAGCATATTAAAAGGTCCTTTTATCATGTTGTTAACAATTTGGGTCCTCATAATTTACCTTTAATAGGGAGAGCCGATTGGAATGATTGTCTCAATCTTAACTGTTTTTCAACAAATCCTGATGAAAGCTTCCAGACGACCACAAATAAAGAAGGGAAAGTAGCGGAGTCCATTTTAATTGCAGGGATGTTTGTTTATTATGGAAAAGAATTTAAAAAAATATGTGAGAATATTGGAGAAAAAGAAGAGGCTGAAAAAGCAGAAGAACATATAAATAGGATGATAGAAAATATAAAGAAGTATGGATGGGATGGAGAATGGTTTTTACGGGCTTATGATGATAATGGAAATAAAGTTGGAAGTAAGGAAAATGAGGAGGGTCAGATATTTATAGAACCTCAAGGGTTCTGTGTAATGGCAGAGATTGGTCTTGAAGATGGAAAGGCAATAAAAGCTTTAGATTCGGTGAAAGAAAGACTTGACTGTGAATATGGGATTGTTTTATTAAACCCTGCTTATACAAAATATTATTTGAATCTAGGTGAGGTTTCTTCTTATCCTCCTGGTTATAAAGAGAATGCCGCAGTTTTTTGTCATAATAACCCTTGGATTATGATTGCCGAGACTGTTTTAGGAAGAGGAGATAGAGCTTTTGAGTATTACAAAAAAATTGCTCCGGCTTATCTTGAGGATATAAGTGAAATTCATAAAACAGAGCCTTATGTTTACTCTCAGATGATTGCTGGGAAAGATGCTTATAAAAAAGGTGAAGCAAAGAATTCCTGGCTTACTGGAACTAGTGCTTGGAATTATGTAGCAATAACTCAGTATATTCTTGGGATAAGACCTGATTATGATGGTCTTATTGTTGACCCTTGTATTCCTTCTAATTGGGAAGGTTATAAAGTTAATAGAAAATTCAGAAATGCAACTTATCAGATTGAGGTTAAAAATCCTGAGAAGGTTTCTAAGGGAGTAAAAATTTTAAGAGTGGATGGAGAAAAGATTCAGGGAAATAAAGTTCCAGTTTTTGGGGATGGAAAAGTGCATAGAGTTGAAGTAATACTTGGAAGAAAGGAGGCATAA
- a CDS encoding sodium:solute symporter family protein: protein MSIIDISIIIAYCVIVVIIGFVVKKWASEDIRSYFLGGNKLPFYVLGVANASGMFDVTGTMMLVTWTFIYGVKGAFLPWVWPVFNQVFLMIYLSMWLRRSNVITGAEWIRTRFGHDLGAKLADISVVVFAIISVIGFLAYDFQGIGKFGQIILPWKLSANTYAMIFMGVASIYTIMGGMLAVTITDLFQYFLMTITSIGIAFIAIKHSSPLLIKNLVPDGWLSLRFGWRNLGLDWANLIPEINNKIASDGFSLAGIALMMMLFKGFLVSAAGPAPNYDMQRILATRNPKEASLMSWFVSVVLYFPRYLLVTGICVLGLIYFSPQLKAMGSGVDFEQILPYVIHNFVPVGLLGLLLAGLLAAFMSTYDGTVNCGASYIVNDIYRRYINPKAPAKRYVTISYISSFVIIALGIIFGIMGKSIYQITMWLVAGLWGGYTAPNVLKWHWWRFNGYGYFWGMISGIVAALFLPILFGNPDVLFGVQFNLALFPLILVISTVASILGTLLTEPEKDEILMDFYKKVRPWGLWKPIYEKVKKEDPNFERNKNFFRDMINVIVGIIWQTNFVLIPIYLVLREFVPMYVSIGLLIVTSIFLKFNWYDKLEKE, encoded by the coding sequence ATGAGTATTATTGATATAAGTATTATAATAGCTTATTGCGTTATTGTAGTTATTATTGGATTTGTCGTTAAGAAGTGGGCTTCGGAAGATATTAGATCTTATTTTCTTGGAGGAAATAAACTTCCATTTTATGTTTTAGGAGTTGCAAACGCTTCAGGTATGTTTGATGTAACAGGGACGATGATGTTGGTTACCTGGACTTTTATTTATGGTGTAAAAGGAGCGTTTTTGCCTTGGGTTTGGCCTGTATTTAATCAGGTTTTCTTAATGATTTATCTCTCTATGTGGTTGCGCCGGTCTAATGTTATAACAGGAGCGGAATGGATAAGGACAAGGTTTGGGCATGATCTTGGAGCAAAACTTGCTGATATAAGTGTGGTTGTTTTTGCTATTATCAGTGTTATTGGATTTCTTGCTTATGATTTTCAAGGGATAGGAAAATTTGGACAGATAATTCTTCCCTGGAAGCTTTCTGCAAATACTTATGCAATGATATTTATGGGTGTTGCAAGTATTTATACAATTATGGGTGGAATGCTTGCAGTCACAATAACTGACCTATTTCAGTATTTTCTTATGACAATTACCTCTATTGGAATCGCATTTATTGCGATTAAACATTCATCCCCTCTTCTTATAAAAAATTTAGTTCCTGATGGTTGGTTAAGTTTAAGATTTGGTTGGAGAAATCTTGGATTAGATTGGGCGAATTTAATTCCAGAGATAAATAACAAAATAGCGAGTGATGGTTTTTCTCTGGCTGGGATTGCCTTAATGATGATGCTTTTTAAAGGTTTTCTTGTAAGTGCAGCAGGACCTGCACCGAATTATGACATGCAAAGAATTCTTGCAACAAGAAATCCAAAGGAAGCTTCTTTAATGAGTTGGTTTGTCTCTGTTGTTCTTTATTTCCCGAGATATCTACTTGTCACTGGTATTTGTGTTTTGGGTCTTATTTATTTTAGCCCTCAACTAAAAGCGATGGGAAGTGGAGTGGATTTTGAGCAAATTCTTCCATATGTAATCCACAACTTTGTTCCTGTTGGTCTTTTAGGGCTTCTTCTTGCAGGACTTTTAGCAGCCTTTATGAGCACTTATGATGGAACGGTAAATTGTGGTGCTTCTTATATTGTTAATGATATTTATAGAAGATACATAAATCCAAAAGCTCCTGCTAAGAGATATGTTACGATAAGCTACATAAGTTCTTTTGTTATCATTGCTCTTGGGATTATTTTTGGAATTATGGGAAAATCAATTTACCAAATTACAATGTGGCTTGTGGCTGGTCTTTGGGGAGGGTATACAGCCCCAAATGTTCTTAAGTGGCATTGGTGGAGATTTAATGGTTATGGATACTTTTGGGGGATGATTTCTGGGATAGTTGCTGCTCTATTCTTGCCAATTCTTTTTGGGAATCCAGATGTTTTATTTGGGGTGCAATTTAATCTTGCTCTTTTCCCACTTATTCTCGTAATAAGCACGGTTGCTTCTATCTTAGGAACCCTTCTTACTGAGCCAGAGAAAGACGAGATTTTAATGGATTTCTACAAGAAGGTTCGTCCTTGGGGTCTTTGGAAACCTATTTATGAGAAAGTTAAGAAAGAAGATCCTAATTTTGAAAGGAATAAGAATTTCTTTAGAGATATGATAAATGTTATTGTGGGTATTATATGGCAGACAAATTTTGTATTAATTCCTATCTATCTTGTTTTAAGAGAATTCGTTCCTATGTATGTAAGTATTGGTTTGCTTATTGTAACCTCAATATTTTTGAAGTTCAACTGGTATGATAAACTGGAGAAAGAATAG
- a CDS encoding MFS transporter, translating into MKSENSSLSIREKICYGFGDLASVLYWQTFMLYFTYFYTDIFLIPAASAAYLFLLSRIWDGINDPIMGMIADRTKTRWGKFRPYLLWIAFPFAVVGVLTFTVPNLGTTGKLIWAYITFNLIMMLYTAINIPYTALLGVISPDSKERTTVSSVKFIFAFLAGTIVSFTLLPMTKALGKGNDAKGWQYSFIIYGIAAIIFFLITFAGTKERVQPPKTQKSSVKKDIFELITNGPWLILLATTITFILFVAVRSSVTVHYFKYVIGTREIFIPFLGKIKCDFNKLASYFNGVGQISALIGALLVNWVAKRIGKKRAFITLFIIAIFSTAIFYFLTPTQIALIFLFQFTGSISGGPLSVLLWAMYADTADYAEWKRGRRTTGLVFSASTMSQKIGWALGAFVALRLMSGVGFQPNVEQTPESLRGLLLLFSLIPAGLGILSLLILSFIYPLSDKKVEQIGMELKERRKLTEEV; encoded by the coding sequence ATGAAATCAGAAAATAGTTCTTTATCCATAAGAGAAAAAATTTGTTATGGTTTTGGAGACCTTGCCTCAGTTCTTTATTGGCAAACTTTTATGTTATATTTTACTTATTTCTACACAGACATTTTTCTTATCCCTGCTGCTTCTGCGGCTTATCTTTTTCTTTTGAGTAGAATCTGGGATGGAATAAACGATCCTATAATGGGAATGATTGCAGATCGGACAAAAACAAGATGGGGAAAATTCAGACCTTATTTACTTTGGATTGCTTTCCCTTTTGCTGTTGTGGGCGTTCTTACTTTTACTGTCCCTAATCTTGGCACTACTGGGAAACTAATCTGGGCCTATATAACTTTCAATCTTATCATGATGCTTTATACAGCGATTAATATACCTTACACAGCCTTACTTGGTGTTATCTCTCCTGATTCAAAGGAGAGGACTACAGTCTCTTCTGTGAAATTCATTTTTGCATTTTTGGCAGGAACAATAGTTTCTTTTACCTTGCTTCCAATGACAAAGGCTCTTGGTAAAGGTAATGACGCAAAAGGTTGGCAGTATTCTTTTATAATATATGGAATTGCAGCGATTATCTTCTTCCTCATTACTTTTGCTGGAACTAAAGAGAGAGTTCAGCCTCCTAAGACTCAAAAATCTTCTGTTAAGAAGGATATATTTGAATTAATCACGAATGGTCCATGGCTTATTCTTCTTGCAACAACAATAACTTTTATTCTTTTTGTTGCTGTTCGCAGTAGTGTTACAGTGCATTATTTTAAATATGTTATTGGGACAAGGGAAATTTTTATTCCGTTTTTAGGGAAAATAAAGTGTGATTTCAATAAGTTGGCTTCCTATTTTAATGGGGTTGGGCAAATTTCAGCACTTATTGGAGCTCTTTTGGTAAATTGGGTTGCAAAGCGAATTGGGAAAAAGAGAGCTTTTATTACACTATTCATTATCGCAATTTTTAGCACAGCAATCTTCTATTTTTTGACTCCTACACAAATTGCTTTAATTTTCCTTTTTCAGTTTACAGGTTCTATAAGTGGTGGTCCTCTAAGTGTTCTTCTTTGGGCAATGTATGCTGATACAGCAGATTATGCTGAATGGAAAAGAGGGAGGAGAACAACGGGTCTTGTATTTTCTGCTTCTACAATGTCTCAGAAAATTGGATGGGCTCTTGGGGCTTTTGTTGCTCTTCGCCTTATGTCTGGGGTTGGTTTCCAGCCTAATGTAGAGCAAACCCCAGAGAGTCTCAGAGGTTTACTCCTACTTTTTAGTTTAATTCCTGCTGGACTTGGGATTTTGTCTCTTCTAATTTTGTCGTTTATATACCCATTAAGTGACAAAAAAGTTGAACAAATTGGTATGGAGTTGAAAGAAAGAAGAAAGTTAACTGAGGAAGTATAA
- a CDS encoding glycoside hydrolase family 130 protein: MGVRIIGKSLPNIPWQDKPKGSKDVVWRYDKNPVIGREALNGARIFNSAVIPYKEEFIGVFRVEHRNGYPKLHLGKSKDAIKWKIEEEPIKFLKEDGSSAKPILYGYDPRVVEIEGIYYITWCNYFYGPTIGIAKTEDFKTFIQLENAYLPFNRNGVLFPRRINGNFVMLNRPSDNGHTPFGDIFLSQSPDMTYWGKHRLVMRAGHYWWKNLKIGAGPIPIETTEGWLMIYHGVCQTCSGYIYSMGAALLDIDEPYKVLVDCENFLLTPEEPYERVGFVPSVVFPCATLHDAETGRIAIFYGAADTTCALAFTKVDELVEYIKANPSKPLDW, from the coding sequence ATGGGTGTAAGAATAATTGGGAAATCTTTACCTAATATTCCTTGGCAAGATAAACCCAAGGGTTCTAAGGATGTTGTTTGGAGGTATGATAAAAATCCAGTTATTGGGAGAGAAGCCCTAAATGGTGCAAGAATTTTTAATAGTGCTGTAATTCCTTATAAAGAAGAATTTATTGGCGTTTTTAGGGTTGAGCATAGAAATGGTTATCCTAAATTGCATCTTGGTAAGAGTAAGGATGCGATTAAATGGAAGATCGAAGAAGAGCCAATAAAGTTCTTAAAAGAAGATGGTTCTTCGGCAAAGCCTATTCTTTATGGTTATGATCCGCGAGTTGTAGAAATTGAAGGCATCTATTATATAACTTGGTGTAATTATTTTTATGGACCAACAATAGGTATTGCCAAGACCGAGGATTTTAAGACTTTTATTCAGCTTGAAAACGCTTATCTTCCTTTCAATCGTAATGGGGTTTTATTTCCAAGAAGAATAAATGGGAATTTTGTAATGCTAAATCGTCCAAGTGATAATGGTCATACTCCTTTTGGAGATATTTTCTTAAGTCAAAGTCCAGATATGACATATTGGGGGAAACATAGGCTTGTAATGAGAGCTGGGCACTATTGGTGGAAGAATTTAAAAATTGGAGCAGGTCCTATTCCCATAGAGACAACAGAAGGTTGGTTGATGATTTACCATGGAGTTTGTCAAACCTGTAGTGGTTATATTTATAGTATGGGAGCAGCTCTCTTAGACATTGATGAACCTTATAAGGTTCTTGTTGATTGTGAAAACTTTTTGTTAACCCCGGAGGAGCCTTATGAAAGAGTTGGTTTTGTTCCGAGTGTTGTTTTTCCTTGTGCTACGCTTCATGATGCAGAAACAGGTAGAATAGCGATATTCTATGGGGCTGCAGATACCACTTGTGCGCTTGCTTTTACTAAAGTGGATGAACTTGTTGAATACATAAAAGCAAATCCTTCTAAGCCTTTGGATTGGTAA
- a CDS encoding glycosyl hydrolase family 65 protein, with the protein MQFGYFDDKNKEYVIERPDTPKSWSNYLGSTEYGAIITNNAGGYSFFKSSAQGRFIRLRFNSIPMDQPGRYIYIHDCESKDYWSSSWQPVGKPLELYKSICRHGTAYTVISSEYSKIRTETTYFVPLDRYFEFWLFKIINKDSKKRSLRLFTFVEYANNWFVWQDLINLQYTLGILSMEVVDNIIDHGINVLLPDDTRGDFESHDGNRHTFLGVSGVEVSGYDTDRDIFIGPYRSYHNPLVVEEGRCRGSLAKGDNGCGTLQIDLDLEPEEEKEFVVIMGIGKAKVEGKQAICEFKDIRKVYEEFDKLKKYWHSRLEGMSALTPDSEFNSMINMWNPFNCLITYTWSRAASLVYSGERDGLGYRDTVQDILGVLHLIPEEAGKRLELMITGQVSTGGAMPLVKPWSHSPGKEKPPSPKEYRSDDCLWLFNTIPAYVKETGDISFYDKVLPYADKGEDTVLGHMKKAIQFNLSHLGVHGLPCGLYADWNDCLSVGYEGESVFVAFQVRYALKTYIEICEMLNRKEEVAWAESYLKKLDENIGKYAWDGEWFIRAYKDDGMKIGSKENEEGRIWLNPQSWAVISGYATKEQSIKVMKVVRENLATEYGIMLVDPPFEKTDHRVVKASLFNKGMKENSSIFCHTQGWAIMAEAMLGNGEQAYKYYRAYLPAAYNAKAEIRQIEPYVYCQYTHSKYSPRYGASRIPWLTGSAAWAYYVATQYILGIQPDYHGLRIDPCIPSSWREYKVRRKFRNKILEIKVENKTGVQKGAKRIIINGEEIEGNFIPIDKLKENNTVFVEMG; encoded by the coding sequence ATGCAGTTTGGTTATTTTGACGATAAGAATAAAGAATATGTTATAGAGCGCCCAGATACTCCAAAATCTTGGAGCAATTATCTTGGTTCTACTGAATATGGAGCGATAATAACGAACAATGCAGGAGGATATAGCTTTTTTAAATCCAGTGCTCAGGGTAGATTTATTAGATTGCGTTTTAATTCAATCCCAATGGATCAGCCGGGACGCTATATCTACATTCATGATTGTGAAAGTAAGGACTATTGGTCTAGTTCTTGGCAACCTGTGGGTAAGCCCCTTGAACTTTATAAATCTATCTGTAGGCATGGAACTGCTTATACGGTTATTTCCTCTGAATATTCAAAGATAAGAACTGAAACAACTTATTTTGTTCCTTTAGATCGTTATTTTGAATTTTGGCTTTTTAAGATTATAAATAAGGATTCTAAGAAACGTTCCTTAAGGTTATTTACTTTTGTAGAATACGCCAATAATTGGTTTGTGTGGCAGGATCTTATTAATCTCCAATATACCTTAGGTATTTTGAGTATGGAGGTTGTGGATAATATAATTGATCATGGGATTAATGTTCTTTTACCTGACGATACAAGAGGCGATTTTGAGAGTCACGATGGGAATAGACACACTTTTCTTGGGGTTAGTGGGGTAGAGGTAAGCGGGTATGACACTGATAGAGATATTTTTATTGGACCTTATCGTTCTTATCATAATCCTTTGGTTGTAGAAGAAGGAAGATGTAGAGGTTCTCTTGCAAAGGGAGATAATGGTTGTGGAACTTTGCAAATTGATCTTGATTTAGAACCAGAAGAAGAGAAGGAATTTGTTGTCATTATGGGAATTGGTAAGGCAAAAGTGGAAGGGAAACAGGCGATTTGTGAGTTTAAGGACATTAGGAAAGTGTATGAAGAGTTTGATAAACTAAAAAAATATTGGCATAGCCGTTTAGAAGGGATGAGTGCTCTAACACCTGATTCTGAATTCAATAGTATGATAAATATGTGGAATCCTTTTAATTGTCTTATTACTTATACCTGGTCGAGAGCTGCGAGCCTTGTTTATAGTGGAGAACGAGATGGCCTTGGATATAGGGATACAGTTCAAGATATTTTAGGAGTCTTACATTTAATTCCTGAAGAAGCAGGAAAGAGATTAGAACTTATGATAACAGGACAAGTTTCAACAGGTGGGGCGATGCCTCTTGTGAAACCTTGGTCCCATAGTCCAGGAAAAGAAAAACCGCCTTCTCCAAAAGAGTACCGTTCCGATGATTGTCTTTGGTTATTTAATACAATTCCTGCTTATGTTAAAGAAACAGGAGATATTTCTTTTTATGATAAAGTTCTTCCTTATGCAGATAAAGGAGAAGATACTGTTCTTGGTCATATGAAGAAAGCGATTCAATTTAACCTAAGCCATCTTGGTGTTCATGGACTACCTTGTGGTTTATATGCCGACTGGAATGATTGCTTGTCAGTTGGTTATGAAGGGGAATCGGTTTTTGTGGCATTTCAGGTTCGGTATGCTTTAAAAACATATATAGAAATTTGTGAAATGTTGAACAGAAAAGAAGAGGTAGCTTGGGCAGAATCTTACCTTAAAAAATTAGATGAAAATATTGGAAAATATGCTTGGGATGGAGAGTGGTTCATTAGGGCTTACAAAGATGATGGAATGAAAATTGGTTCAAAGGAGAATGAAGAAGGTCGGATTTGGCTAAATCCTCAATCTTGGGCAGTAATAAGTGGATATGCAACTAAAGAACAAAGCATAAAAGTGATGAAGGTTGTGAGAGAAAATCTTGCTACAGAGTATGGAATTATGCTTGTGGATCCGCCTTTTGAGAAGACTGACCATAGGGTTGTGAAAGCATCCCTTTTCAATAAAGGAATGAAAGAAAACTCTTCTATATTCTGTCATACTCAAGGCTGGGCAATAATGGCTGAAGCAATGCTTGGGAATGGAGAACAGGCTTACAAATATTATCGTGCTTATTTACCTGCGGCTTACAACGCAAAAGCTGAGATTAGGCAGATCGAACCTTATGTTTACTGTCAATATACTCACAGCAAATACAGTCCTCGTTATGGAGCTTCCCGTATACCTTGGTTGACTGGTTCGGCAGCTTGGGCTTATTATGTGGCTACTCAATACATTCTTGGGATTCAGCCGGATTACCATGGGCTTAGGATTGATCCTTGTATTCCTTCTTCTTGGAGAGAGTATAAAGTTAGAAGAAAATTTAGAAATAAGATTCTTGAAATCAAAGTGGAGAATAAAACTGGAGTCCAAAAAGGAGCAAAAAGAATCATAATTAATGGAGAGGAAATAGAAGGTAATTTCATTCCAATTGATAAGTTAAAGGAGAATAATACGGTTTTTGTAGAAATGGGATAG
- a CDS encoding AGE family epimerase/isomerase, with product MEPSTSFDTYYKEIEGELRTNILPFWDKTIDLENGGFFGRILNNGEVKKKSPKASVLNTRILWTYSAVYRKFREKRYMELAQRAYSYLKDFFYDKEKGGIFWLLDCKGNPIDTKKQIYAQAFCLYALSEFYKIYREKEVLDWTSEIFELIEKYSFDPEYLGYFEAMDRNWNWIEDVRLSEKDQNERKTTNTHLHLLEAYTNFLEVKKDERVKTRLKQLVQIFLDKIIDPATGHFNLFFDEKWNKKSQVFSYGHDIEGSWLIWKASSLLGDESLKRKVKEASLRLAEATLRDGVDSSGGVMNEGNIMGVFDSDKHWWVQAEAMVGFFNAFELSGDDKFFNASWDSWNFIKKYIIDYKNGEWFFRVNREGIPYYEEDKVGPWKCPYHNSRACLELMERLGPFRNN from the coding sequence ATGGAACCTTCAACCTCTTTTGATACTTATTATAAAGAGATTGAGGGAGAATTAAGAACTAATATTCTTCCTTTTTGGGATAAGACAATTGATTTAGAAAATGGTGGATTTTTTGGAAGAATTTTGAATAATGGAGAGGTGAAAAAGAAATCTCCAAAAGCATCTGTTCTAAACACAAGAATTCTCTGGACATACTCTGCTGTATACAGAAAATTTAGAGAAAAAAGATATATGGAATTAGCCCAAAGAGCTTATAGTTATCTAAAGGATTTTTTTTATGATAAGGAAAAAGGAGGAATTTTTTGGCTTCTTGATTGCAAAGGTAATCCTATTGATACAAAGAAACAGATCTACGCTCAAGCTTTTTGTTTATATGCTCTAAGTGAATTTTATAAAATTTATAGAGAAAAAGAAGTTTTAGATTGGACAAGTGAGATTTTTGAGTTGATAGAGAAATATAGTTTTGACCCTGAATATTTGGGTTATTTTGAGGCTATGGATAGAAATTGGAATTGGATAGAAGATGTTAGATTAAGTGAAAAGGATCAAAATGAAAGAAAAACAACTAATACTCATCTTCATCTCTTAGAAGCATACACAAATTTTCTTGAGGTAAAAAAGGACGAAAGAGTAAAAACTCGATTAAAACAGTTAGTTCAAATTTTTCTTGATAAAATTATAGATCCAGCAACTGGACATTTTAATTTATTTTTTGATGAAAAATGGAATAAAAAGTCACAGGTTTTTTCCTATGGTCATGACATTGAAGGTAGTTGGTTAATTTGGAAAGCTTCTTCTTTATTAGGAGACGAATCTCTTAAGAGGAAAGTTAAGGAAGCTTCTTTAAGGCTTGCCGAGGCAACTTTAAGGGATGGGGTAGACTCTTCTGGTGGAGTAATGAACGAAGGGAATATAATGGGTGTTTTTGACTCTGATAAACACTGGTGGGTTCAAGCTGAAGCTATGGTAGGTTTCTTTAATGCATTTGAGTTGTCAGGGGATGATAAATTTTTTAATGCATCTTGGGATTCCTGGAATTTTATAAAAAAATATATTATAGATTATAAAAATGGAGAATGGTTCTTTAGAGTAAATAGAGAAGGGATCCCTTATTATGAAGAAGACAAAGTCGGACCTTGGAAATGTCCTTACCATAATTCAAGAGCTTGCTTAGAATTAATGGAAAGGTTGGGGCCTTTTAGAAACAATTAA